From a single Rhinolophus ferrumequinum isolate MPI-CBG mRhiFer1 chromosome 15, mRhiFer1_v1.p, whole genome shotgun sequence genomic region:
- the LOC117034455 gene encoding 60S ribosomal protein L23, with product MSKRGRGGSSGAKFRISLGLPVGAVINCADNTGAKNLYIISVKGIKGRLNRLPAAGVGDMVMATVKKGKPELRKKVHPAVVIRQRKSYRRKDGVFLYFEDNAGVIVNNKGEMKGSAITGPVAKECADLWPRIASNAGSIA from the coding sequence ATGTCTAAGCGAGGACGTGGTGGGTCCTCTGGTGCAAAATTCCGGATTTCCCTGGGTCTTCCGGTAGGAGCCGTGATCAATTGTGCAGACAACACAGGAGCCAAAAATCTGTATATCATCTCTGTGAAGGGGATCAAGGGACGACTGAACAGACTTCCTGCTGCTGGTGTGGGTGACATGGTGATGGCCACAGTCAAAAAAGGCAAACCAGAGCTCAGAAAGAAGGTACATCCAGCCGTGGTAATTCGACAAAGAAAGTCATATCGGAGAAAAGATGGcgtgtttctttattttgaagataATGCAGGGGTCATAGTAAACAATAAAGGCGAGATGAAAGGTTCTGCCATCACAGGACCAGTTGCAAAGGAGTGTGCAGATTTGTGGCCCAGGATTGCATCCAATGCTGGTAGCATTGCATGA